One genomic segment of Fundulus heteroclitus isolate FHET01 chromosome 10, MU-UCD_Fhet_4.1, whole genome shotgun sequence includes these proteins:
- the LOC105937892 gene encoding plexin domain-containing protein 1 isoform X1, giving the protein MGFCAVLLICLSQAELGRVWAQEYKDAYRGTALRMDGDTDSFQRTRGDRQNQEKHREARNAQADGGRVHVSPLPDNMTRILEDSQKYYIWESFSPTDRKTEQLLVDLNILHKSQVRIHGILSNAHRQAARVALSFDFPFYGHNIRQIIVATGGFIFMGEITHRMLTATQYVAPLMANFDPSFSTNSTVSYMDNGTLFVVQWDKVRLKDRENEGAFTFQAALHSNGSIIFNYIEIPVPVEKINSTEHPVKVGLSDAFMAFLPASQLSDAKQRTIYEYHRVEIDTTKIVSGSAFEFTPLPTCLQHTSCEACLTSNLTSGCGWCNTLQRCSDGIDRHRQEWLDYNCPEESKGKCEDYNPVLPEATMSSFTNLSLEPTPSLADPGVQPVTRDIETSPPDHRGITENTAIIAGVVAALVLLVTLTLLAVYYINTHPTVAPPFYLMQRRTNNYWPSMKFRNQSCHSTYAEVELGVHEKEGFIEAEHCC; this is encoded by the exons ATGCATATAGGGGCACTGCTCTGAGGATGGATGGAGACACAGACAGTTTTCAGCGAACCAGGGGAGACCGACAGaaccaagaaaaacacagagaagcccGCAATGCACAGGCTGACGGGGGAAGAGTCCATGTCAGTCCCCTCCCAGACAACATGACCCGTATATTG gaGGACTCCCAGAAATACTACATTTGGGAGAGTTTCAGTCCGACGGACAGAAAAACTGAACAATTGTTGGTCGACCTGAACATCCTGCATAAAAGTCAAGTCAGAATCCACGGCATCCTGTCCAACGCGCACCGACAGGCTGCG aGAGTGGCCCTTTCCTTTGATTTCCCCTTCTATGGACACAACATCAGACAAATTATTGTAGCAACAGGGG GGTTCATCTTCATGGGTGAGATAACTCACCGCATGCTGACTGCAACGCAGTACGTAGCGCCCCTTATGGCCAACTTTGACCCCAGCTTCTCCACAAACTCCACAGTGAGCTACATGGACAACG GTACTCTGTTTGTGGTGCAGTGGGACAAGGTGCGACTAAAGGACCGCGAAAACGAAGGAGCGTTTACTTTTCAAGCAGCCCTGCACAGTAACGGAAGTATTATTTTCAACTACATAGAG ATCCCTGTACCAGTGGAGAAAATAAATTCCACGGAGCATCCGGTTAAGGTTGGACTTTCTGATGCTTTCATGGCATTCCTCCCTGCTTCACAGCTctcag ATGCAAAGCAGCGTACCATCTATGAATATCACCGGGTTGAGATTGACACCACAAAGATCGTCAGTGGGTCTGCGTTTGAATTCACACCTCTGCCCA CTTGTCTGCAGCACACATCCTGTGAAGCCTGCCTGACCTCCAACTTGACAAGCGGCTGCGGATGGTGCAACACACTCCAACG ATGTTCGGATGGTATTGACCGGCACAGACAGGAGTGGCTGGACTATAACTGCCCTGAAGAG TCTAAAGGCAAATGTGAGGACTACAACCCTGTGTTACCTGAGGCAACTATGAGCTCGTTCACCAACTTGTCTCTTGAACCAACGCCTTCGTTAGCGGACCCCGGAGTGCAGCCTGTCACAAGAG ATATAGAGACCAGTCCGCCGGACCACAGGGGGATAACGGAGAACACAGCCATTATAGCAGGGGTGGTGGCTGCATTAGTTTTGCTGGTAACATTGACCTTACTGGCAGTTTACTACATCAACACCCACCCCACAGTTGCTCCACCGTTCTACCTCATGCAG CGACGCACAAATAACTACTGGCCCTCCATGAAGTTTCGTAACCAGAGCTGTCACTCCACTTACGCTGAGGTGGAACTCGGTGTTCACGAGAAGGAAGGTTTCATCGAAGCGGAGCACTGCTGCTAA
- the LOC105937892 gene encoding plexin domain-containing protein 1 isoform X2, giving the protein MGFCAVLLICLSQAELGRVWAQEYKDAYRGTALRMDGDTDSFQRTRGDRQNQEKHREARNAQADGGRVHVSPLPDNMTRILEDSQKYYIWESFSPTDRKTEQLLVDLNILHKSQVRIHGILSNAHRQAARVALSFDFPFYGHNIRQIIVATGGFIFMGEITHRMLTATQYVAPLMANFDPSFSTNSTVSYMDNGTLFVVQWDKVRLKDRENEGAFTFQAALHSNGSIIFNYIEIPVPVEKINSTEHPVKVGLSDAFMAFLPASQLSDAKQRTIYEYHRVEIDTTKIVSGSAFEFTPLPTCLQHTSCEACLTSNLTSGCGWCNTLQRCSDGIDRHRQEWLDYNCPEESKGKCEDYNPVLPEATMSSFTNLSLEPTPSLADPGVQPVTRVKAPLTPD; this is encoded by the exons ATGCATATAGGGGCACTGCTCTGAGGATGGATGGAGACACAGACAGTTTTCAGCGAACCAGGGGAGACCGACAGaaccaagaaaaacacagagaagcccGCAATGCACAGGCTGACGGGGGAAGAGTCCATGTCAGTCCCCTCCCAGACAACATGACCCGTATATTG gaGGACTCCCAGAAATACTACATTTGGGAGAGTTTCAGTCCGACGGACAGAAAAACTGAACAATTGTTGGTCGACCTGAACATCCTGCATAAAAGTCAAGTCAGAATCCACGGCATCCTGTCCAACGCGCACCGACAGGCTGCG aGAGTGGCCCTTTCCTTTGATTTCCCCTTCTATGGACACAACATCAGACAAATTATTGTAGCAACAGGGG GGTTCATCTTCATGGGTGAGATAACTCACCGCATGCTGACTGCAACGCAGTACGTAGCGCCCCTTATGGCCAACTTTGACCCCAGCTTCTCCACAAACTCCACAGTGAGCTACATGGACAACG GTACTCTGTTTGTGGTGCAGTGGGACAAGGTGCGACTAAAGGACCGCGAAAACGAAGGAGCGTTTACTTTTCAAGCAGCCCTGCACAGTAACGGAAGTATTATTTTCAACTACATAGAG ATCCCTGTACCAGTGGAGAAAATAAATTCCACGGAGCATCCGGTTAAGGTTGGACTTTCTGATGCTTTCATGGCATTCCTCCCTGCTTCACAGCTctcag ATGCAAAGCAGCGTACCATCTATGAATATCACCGGGTTGAGATTGACACCACAAAGATCGTCAGTGGGTCTGCGTTTGAATTCACACCTCTGCCCA CTTGTCTGCAGCACACATCCTGTGAAGCCTGCCTGACCTCCAACTTGACAAGCGGCTGCGGATGGTGCAACACACTCCAACG ATGTTCGGATGGTATTGACCGGCACAGACAGGAGTGGCTGGACTATAACTGCCCTGAAGAG TCTAAAGGCAAATGTGAGGACTACAACCCTGTGTTACCTGAGGCAACTATGAGCTCGTTCACCAACTTGTCTCTTGAACCAACGCCTTCGTTAGCGGACCCCGGAGTGCAGCCTGTCACAAGAG TTAAGGCCCCCTTAACACCGGACTGA